The genomic DNA TGAATGGAACCCGCTCTTTCAGGCTTATGTCCACTGCGACCCAACTCCGGCTCCCCTCCCCCTTGCCATCGGCAACAATGCCGGCGATATTGGCGAATTCACCCTCTCCGTGGGGACGCTTCAGTTTTTCCGGAACGGAGGCCCTTTCCAGCCGAATCCGCACGACGTTTCCACTCCGCTCCTCCACCGTGAACGAAGCGGGCTTTGATATCACGATATTCACCCGTTCCTTTCCGGCCGGATTGTCAAACGTGATGCCTTCCAGCACAGCCAACTCGGCTGCATTTCCTCCAGGCAGAAGGACGGCCAGTACTAAGAAAACGACGAGAAGTCCCTCAATCAATCGCTTCATGGTTTCACCCCTTCATCCTTATGAAGCAGAATAGGAATCCGCTTCGCTTTCACCTTTCCCCTGCCCTCTCTCAGCCTTTCCTCCACGATGATCCGGTCGGCCAGAATCTCCGCTACGCGGCCGTCGTTTTGTCCAATGTAAGTGCCCGACACAACGGGATAAAACTTCTTGGCAATTTTATCTTCCATCATGGCAACACGGCTGTCCCTGCCCATGGCAATACCCACAAGAGAAAATTGCTCAAGGGGCTGGTTTTGGAGTGGAGAGATGGGCCCCATTTTCCCCCGGGCTGTTTTCTTCGTGACCAAAAGTGGCTTGTTCAATTCGACAAAAGGCTTGAACGGATCCGGTTTCCCCGCCGGCACATACCGGTACGTCTCCACCGGAACCTGTTGTTGCTGAACTGGCATCACCGCCATCTGGGTCCATCCATCGGCCGCCAGCAACAGAGCCGCTCCGCAAGCGGCCATCCCGATCCAGCTACGGTTTTTTCTTTTCATCGGCCTTATCCAGGAACATGTATGTCTTGATGATGCAGGATGTTGTAAGGACCCGTTGACCTTTCAGATCCTTTCCCTCTCCCATGGTGACTTCCTCGATATTCACGATTCGCGGAAGTTTGGCCACCTTGTCGAAAAAGACGGCGGTACTGTGAAATGGACCATTCACCGAGACTTTCACGGGAATTTCCTCGTAGAAACTCTCCGGTTCTGCCTGTTTCCCTTTCTCTCCCTTGGCTGCCTGTCCCTTCGCCTCTGTGGCTTTCTGTTCAGCACGCTGGTCCGAAGGTTTTAAATTCTGGGCGACCTGCGACTTTACCTCCTGCTTCTTCTCCGGCGCTTTCGGCTCAAAGAGAACGAACTCCACACCTGCGTCCTTCCCCGCTTCGGCAACAGCCAGGAACAGTCCGGGGATTTCCCTCTGATTCGGCAGCTTCGTAAGAGCCAATTGATAGGCATCTTTGAGGGCCTGAACCTCCTTGATAAACTTCTCTCTCTGTTTGGCGATCCGGTCCTTCTCATCGATCTGTTGATCCAGGGTCGCCTTTTTTTCCTCCAGTCCTTTCTTCTTCTCGAGGGCAGCCTCCAGGTAGAAGAACCAGAAAAAATACCCCAGCAGAAGAAGAACCAGGCAAAGAATTAAAATCTTTACCGGCATGGACAACTTCTTCAGATCCTCCAGGGACGACAGGGCCATGGCTCACAAGCTCCTTCTGGTCATGCATTTCAGGGTAAACTGCTGCAATATGTGGCCGGAGAGATCCTTCTTCTTGGAAAAGACAAGGTCCACAGACTTGATGAATGAGGCCGTTTCAAGGCTTTTCATGAATCTGGCAACGGCTATGCTGTCCCGGGCCATTCCGTCAATGGTCAACTCCGTCCCTTTCTCCGCAATCTTGTCGAGCCAGATGTCCCGTACCGGCACCAGGGATGTAAACTGGTCCAGCATACGAACGGGATAAAGGCGGTTCTCCTCCAGCCTTTGAATAATAGAGAGCTTTTTCTCCATTTGCATCTTGTCGGCTTTGAACATCTCCACTTCACCGACAATTTTATTCAGAACTGCAAGCCGCTGTTCATTTTTCGCAATGTCCGTCTCCAGACCGCTGATTCCGATGCTCATATAAGCGGCCAGGGATCCCAAGATCACAAGAAAGATGAGAAGAACTCCGGCGAAGATGAACAACTCCGCTTTCGTGTCCTCCTTTTTTTTCTTCTCAACGTACGGGAGCAGATTGATGCGGATCATTAGTCGCCAATCCTCCTCAAAGCGAGACCCACCCCTACCGCGGCAATGGAAGCAATGTGATCCATAGTCTCCGGATCCAGTTTCTTCCTGTTGATGCTAATTTTTCGGAAGGGATTGACGATCTCGGTTTCGATGTTGAGTCTCTGATAAAGTTCTCCCGCGAGTCCCGGCAGGCTGGCTCCTCCTCCGGAGAGAATGATCTTCTTGATGGATGCACCGCCATAAGAGGACTGAAAGTACTCAATGGATCGCTCGATCTCAAGGATCAGGGGCTCCGCAAAGGAAAGCAGACTGGCCATGACCTCCCGCCGCGCAGTATCGTCAAAGACCATCTTCCCCGACTTGATCATCTCCGCCTCTTCGAACGTCAGGCCGAACCGCTCCTGAATCGCTTCCGTTACGGCATTTCCTCCCAAAGTAAAATCTCGTGTAAAAACCGATGTCGCACTCTTGATGACTCCGATGTTGGTGATCGTCGCCCCGATGTTAACAATCACAACCATCTCGTTTTCCTGATAATCGTAGTTCTCCTCAAACATGGTCTCCAGCGCGAAGGAATCGACATCCATAATCGCAACAGATAGACCGGCATCCATGAGGGCATCTACATAACTGTTGACCACCTCCTTCTTGGCGGCAACGATCAGGACATCCATCTGATTCGGATTGTATTCGGAGGATCCAAGGATCTCGAAGTCAAAATTGATATCATCCATATTGTCGAAGGGGAGATACTTGGCGGCTTCGTCCCGGATCAGCTCTCGAAGTTCCTCCTCCTCCATGGTGGAGAAGTTTACTTTCTTCACAATCACGGAGTGACCGGACAGAGAGGTGACAATCGCTTTCTTGCTGCAACCCGAATTTTTGAACAGCTCTTTGACTTTTTCGGTGAGGGCTCGTTGGTCTACCAGCAGACCGTCGACAATGATGCCTCTGGGAAGGGATACCTGCGAAAAGTGATTCAAAAGATATCCATCGGCGGAATCCAAGACTTCCACCAATTTCAAGGAACTGGACCCGATATCCAGTCCTACAACCTGTTTCTTTCCGGAAAACAAGTTTTTGATATCGAACATGGGATCACCACAAAAGAAATGGGTTCATCACGTTCCTCCCGCCGATGGTTGACGGCAAGCGGACCATTTCAATCACACCTATTTCGGAAATCGATAGACGACGTCTCCTTTCTTGACCATGCCCAACTCATTGCGGGCCACCATCTCAATGTAACCCAGATGGTTTTTCAGCAAATCGATTTTCTTTTGATACTCCCTGTTCTCTTGTACAATTTCCTCATTCGCTTGTTGGATGGCAGCCAGCTTCTTCCCCATCCTATAATTATCCAGCAACCCACGGTTACCGAAGGTAATGAGGATCGCCATAAACGTTATGAATACAACAAGATACCTTCCTACCCGCATAATTTTCAGATTCGAACAGGTATTTCATAATGCAATTTGGATTGGAAATATAAAGCAAATTTAGACGCTTTGCAACATAAAAACGAGTTGGAGAAAAAGATTGAGTTGAGGCTCTTGATTGATCAGCGATAGAGGTAGGAGAAATGTTTACTCTGTCTCGACAGTTGGCAGGATCTGCTGAGGTTCTCCGAGCATAAAATCTCCCCGTTCGATCCACTCTTTGAGGATGCCGGCGATTTCCCTAGCCTTGAACATACTTGACAACGGCGCCGTCGGCACGTCTTTTTCAAACAGTCGGATTGTGCCGCCTCTGAGTTGCTTGTAGTTTACTTCCGCCAGGCTTTTGGCGGTCCCTTTTGGATAATCCATCCCATAGTCGTAAACTTGCGCAACGATGTCCTCGTCTTTAACCGAGGTGAAGCGGGCCATCTCTTCATTCAAGATCGGGATCGGGATGCCGATCCCCACAAACAGAGAAACGCCATACCCAAGAATACTCGCCCCAACAATCCAGTCGGGCGACATATCCTTCAGGTTTCCAATGGTGGCAATCGTTCCCGCACCTTCTCGGGGTACGCCGTTCTTTCCTCTCATTGCATGCGGGTTATGCTGCGTTCCCGGCCAGGCACAGAATCCCTGGGCACCACCCAGGAAAATGCGCGTCCCGATTCCGATCGTTCGGTAGTAAGGATCGTTAAACAACGGGCTGAGCTGTCCGGACGTCGCATAATTTGCATTCCCGGCCCGAGGCCGCAACATACCCATATAGGTATAGATCGTGCGGTCTGAGAGATTTACGGCGCAACTGTAATTCTGATAGGCATTTCGAGGATTGAAAAGAATACCGTCCCTGAGATCGTGAACGGTGATGTTTTTCTCGAATTTCCGAAGGGGGTAACAGTCCGTTCCATAAGATTCGGCACGCAGCCTGATCACGTTTCCCGCCACCAGATCCTCCAGCACGTGGCCGCCGCCATAGTTGAACTCGCCCGGATACACGCTGTTGAGCGGGTCGCCCTCCACCACTTCCGTCGCCCCGATGTAACAATCAACCGCTGCGATTCCGGCATACGCCGGCACATCGTTGAGCCAGACTTTGGATGCCTTGATTTTGGGGGAAGTATGTCCGAAATTCAGAAATGCACCGGATGAGCACATGGGACTGAACGTACCTGTCGTCACGACATCGACCCGTCGTGCCGCTTCGACGTCCCCGTGGCGCTCCACGACGTCGATCATCTCCTCTGCCGTGACAACAACGGCCCGGCCCTTGCGGATTCGATCATTGATCTCCTGATAGCTTTTGACGACCCGGTGTTTCTTCATCCGTCCACCCTCATTCCGTATGGCCGAAACCACCTTCCCCTCGCGCCGTGGGATCGAGCTGTTCCTGTTCGACCCATATCACCCTGGCCACTCGTTGAACGACCAATTGAGCGATTCGATCTCCCCTTCGCACGGTGAACGGGGCGTTGCCGTGATTAATGAGCAGGATGCCGATCTCCCCCCGATAATCCGCATCAATTGTGCCCGGCGTATTGACCAGGGTAACACCATGACGGAGAGCCAATCCGCTGCGAGGTCTGACCTGGGCCTCGAAACCCACAGGCAGGGAAATGGCGATACCGGAAGGAATCATCATCCTTTCCCCCGGGAGGATGACCGTATCATCCATTACAGCCGCATGAATGTCCATCCCGGCGGAATGCATCGTCATATAAGATGGCAAAGGCAGCCCTGAACCACCGGGTAGGCGCTGGACGGCCAATTCCAG from Syntrophaceae bacterium includes the following:
- the pilO gene encoding type 4a pilus biogenesis protein PilO, with translation MALSSLEDLKKLSMPVKILILCLVLLLLGYFFWFFYLEAALEKKKGLEEKKATLDQQIDEKDRIAKQREKFIKEVQALKDAYQLALTKLPNQREIPGLFLAVAEAGKDAGVEFVLFEPKAPEKKQEVKSQVAQNLKPSDQRAEQKATEAKGQAAKGEKGKQAEPESFYEEIPVKVSVNGPFHSTAVFFDKVAKLPRIVNIEEVTMGEGKDLKGQRVLTTSCIIKTYMFLDKADEKKKP
- the pilM gene encoding type IV pilus assembly protein PilM, translated to MFDIKNLFSGKKQVVGLDIGSSSLKLVEVLDSADGYLLNHFSQVSLPRGIIVDGLLVDQRALTEKVKELFKNSGCSKKAIVTSLSGHSVIVKKVNFSTMEEEELRELIRDEAAKYLPFDNMDDINFDFEILGSSEYNPNQMDVLIVAAKKEVVNSYVDALMDAGLSVAIMDVDSFALETMFEENYDYQENEMVVIVNIGATITNIGVIKSATSVFTRDFTLGGNAVTEAIQERFGLTFEEAEMIKSGKMVFDDTARREVMASLLSFAEPLILEIERSIEYFQSSYGGASIKKIILSGGGASLPGLAGELYQRLNIETEIVNPFRKISINRKKLDPETMDHIASIAAVGVGLALRRIGD
- a CDS encoding septum formation initiator family protein, translating into MAILITFGNRGLLDNYRMGKKLAAIQQANEEIVQENREYQKKIDLLKNHLGYIEMVARNELGMVKKGDVVYRFPK
- the dut gene encoding dUTP diphosphatase, with product MEILELAVQRLPGGSGLPLPSYMTMHSAGMDIHAAVMDDTVILPGERMMIPSGIAISLPVGFEAQVRPRSGLALRHGVTLVNTPGTIDADYRGEIGILLINHGNAPFTVRRGDRIAQLVVQRVARVIWVEQEQLDPTARGEGGFGHTE